One Peromyscus leucopus breed LL Stock chromosome 2, UCI_PerLeu_2.1, whole genome shotgun sequence DNA window includes the following coding sequences:
- the Lrrc38 gene encoding leucine-rich repeat-containing protein 38, whose protein sequence is MSLCAVSHRPTGAAAALGLGSLLMLLGPGRACPAGCACTDPHTVDCRDRGLPSVPDPFPLDVRKLLVAGNRIQQIPEDFFIFHGDLVYLDFRNNSLRSLEEGTFSGSAKLAFLDLSYNNLTQLGAGAFRSAGRLVKLSLANNHLAGVHEAAFESLESLQVLELNDNNLRSLNVAALDALPALRTVRLDGNPWLCDCDFAHLFSWIQENASKLPKGLDAIQCSLPMEDRRVALRELSEASFSECKFSLSLTDLFIIIFSGVAVSIAAIISSFFLATVVQCFQRCTPNKDTDDEDDDEDD, encoded by the exons ATGAGTCTCTGCGCTGTGTCCCACCGCCCCACCGGTGCCGCTGCGGCGCTGGGGCTCGGTAGCCTCTTGATGCTGCTCGGGCCGGGACGCGCGTGCCCCGCGGGCTGTGCCTGCACCGATCCCCACACCGTGGACTGCCGTGATCGTGGGCTGCCCAGCGTGCCCGATCCCTTCCCCTTGGACGTGCGCAAGCTGCTAGTGGCCGGCAACCGAATCCAGCAGATCCCCGAGGACTTCTTCATCTTCCACGGAGACCTGGTCTATCTGGATTTCAGGAACAACTCGCTGCGCTCGCTGGAGGAGGGCACGTTCAGCGGCTCCGCCAAGCTGGCCTTCCTGGACCTGAGCTACAACAACCTTACCCAGCTGGGCGCCGGCGCCTTCCGCTCGGCGGGGAGGCTGGTCAAGCTGAGTCTGGCCAACAACCACCTGGCCGGTGTGCACGAAGCCGCCTTCGAGAGCCTGGAGTCGCTGCAGGTGCTGGAACTCAACGACAACAACCTGCGCAGCCTCAACGTGGCAGCTTTGGATGCTCTGCCCGCGCTGCGCACTGTGCGCCTGGACGGGAACCCCTGGCTATGCGACTGTGACTTCGCCCACCTCTTCTCATGGATTCAAGAGAATGCATCCAAACTGCCCAAAG GCCTTGATGCCATCCAGTGCTCACTGCCCATGGAGGACCGGAGGGTGGCCCTGCGGGAGCTGTCAGAAGCCAGTTTTAGTGAGTGTAAGTTCAGCCTGTCCCTCACAGACCtattcatcatcatcttctcGGGGGTGGCTGTGTCCATCGCTGCCATCATCTCCAGCTTCTTCCTGGCCACTGTGGTACAGTGTTTCCAGAGGTGCACCCCTAACAAGGACACAGATGATGAGGACGATGATGAGGATGACTGA